TAGAATTTTGCCCTTTAGAGACTCTGACTGTAAACCAAAAGCTCCAGTCATACCGGTCTCTTCATCGGTTGTTAATAGTACTTCGAGTGGGCCGTGCTGAATATTGTCGTCTGCTAATACGGCGAGGCAAGAAGCCATACCGATGCCGTTATCGGCACCTAGTGTTGTGTTATCGGCGTGTAACCATTCCCCATCAATAATGGTTTTAATCGGATCTGTTAAAAAATTATGTTCTGTTTGTCTGTTTTTTTGTGGAACCATATCTAAGTGTGCTTGCAGAATAACTGGCGTTTTATTTTCATACCCTGTGCTGGCAGGCTTAGATAAAATTAAATTCCCGATAGTGTCCTGTTTACATGTGATATTATTTTTTGCAGCCCAATCGATAATCCAAGTGGCTAACGCTTGTTCATGTTTAGATGGGTGTGGAATCGCACAGATGTTAAGAAAAAATGACCACAATGGCGCAGCTTTAGTTTTTTGTAATTGTTGCATAGATAGGCCTTATGTTGATGAAAAATGAATATCCATAAATTTTATCGGTGTTTCAATGAGATATTTAAAGGTAGAATTAATTGATATAGAATCAAGTGCAATATTTTATCAATTTTCTAAAGGAATCGACAGTGTCAGAAGATAATTTTAAAGACCCATACTCAATTCGTTATTTTTTAGGTTTTTTGCTCGTTATGCTTATTCCAACTTTACCTGCTACATTAACATTAATTAACGTCTTTTCTTAGTTAATAACTCATAGAATTTTTACCTCGTTTAAGATTTTTTTACGAAAATTAAAAATTGATTGGTCAATTGTGCGTAAGATCTATAAACTGTCGCGAATTTGCCAAAATTTATGATATCTGGTGAAAAATGCTTTGCATGCCTTCATCAGATACATAAAATTTATTTTTTGTTTTCACGGAGGTTATCTTGAGTCATTCCGCCATATTGGTATTGGAAGATGGAACAGTGTTTAAAGGTGTTTCAATCGGCGCTGATGGGAATTCTGTTGGTGAGGTTGTTTTTAACACGTCAATGACGGGTTACCAAGAAATTCTTACTGATCCATCCTACGCACGTCAAATCGTTACTTTAACTTACCCCCATGTCGGCAACACTGGTACCAATGATGAAGATGAAGAATCATCATCTATCCATGCTTGTGGATTAATTATCAGAGATCTTCCCTTACTCGCTAGTAATTTCCGCAGTCAAGCATCATTGAGCGATTATCTGAAAGCGCATAATGTTGTTGGTATTGCTGAAATCGATACACGTAAGTTAACGCGTATTTTACGTGAGAAAGGGGCGCAGTCAGGTTGCATTATTGCAGGGGAAAATATTGATGAAGCGCTTGCGTTAGCTCAAGCCAAAGCATTTCCAGGCCTAAAAGGAATGGATTTAGCGAAAGAAGTGACTACGGATAAAATATATCAATGGGCACAGGGTAGTTGGACGTTAACGGGTGGTTTGCCTGCAGATATTATTGATGCTAAATACCATGTTGTTGCATTCGATTACGGTGTTAAGCGTAATATTTTACGTATGCTAGCTGACCGTGGTTGCCGCATTACCGTTGTTCCAGCACAAACTTCCGCTGCCGATGTACTTGCACTTAATCCTGATGGTATCTTTTTATCCAACGGCCCTGGCGATCCTGAACCTTGTACCTATGCAATTACTGCGATTCAAGAGATTTTAAAAACGGCTATTCCCGTTTTTGGTATCTGTTTAGGCCATCAATTACTTGCTTTGGCAAGTGGTGCGAAAACTCTGAAAATGAAATTTGGCCATCATGGTGCTAACCATCCAGTAAAAGATTTAGATCGTGGCGTTGTTATGATCACCAGTCAAAACCATGGTTTTGCTGCTGATGAAGCGACATTACCTGCAAACTTACGTGCAACGCATGTATCATTGTTTGATGGTTCACTACAAGGCATACATCGTACCGATAAAGCGGCATTTAGTTTCCAAGGGCATCCAGAAGCAAGCCCGGGTCCACACGATGCAGCACCATTATTTGATCACTTCATTGATTTGATCGAACAGTACAAAAACGCCTAGTTAATCGGATACATAGAACCAGAATAGAAAGGTAATTTCAGATGCCAAAACGTAATGATTTAAAAACCATCCTAATTATTGGTGCGGGGCCGATTGTTATCGGCCAAGCCTGTGAGTTTGATTACTCAGGTGCTCAAGCATGTAAAGCCTTAAAAGAAGAAGGCTATCGTGTTGTATTGGTTAATTCCAACCCTGCAACGATTATGACCGATCCAGAGATGGCTGATGCAACTTACATTGAGCCTATTCATTGGCAAGTTGTTGAAAAAATTATCGCAAAAGAACGTCCCTGTGCTGTTCTGCCAACGATGGGTGGACAGACTGCACTTAACTGTGCGTTAGAACTTGAAGCTAAAGGTGTTTTAGCTAAATATAATGTTGAAATGATTGGTGCAACAGCCGATGCTATCGATAAAGCAGAAGATCGTAGCCGTTTCGATGAAGCAATGAAAAAAATAGGCCTTGAGTGTCCACGAGCTGGTATTGCCCATTCAATGGATGAGGCCTACAAAGTTTTAGATATGGTTGGTTTTCCTTGTATTATTCGCCCTTCTTTTACGATGGGTGGAACCGGTGGCGGTATCGCCTATAACAAGGAAGAATTTGATGATATCTGTTCAAATGGCCTAAATCTTTCTCCTACTTCTGAATTGCTAATCGATGAATCTTTAATCGGTTGGAAAGAGTATGAGATGGAAGTGGTTCGAGATAAAAACGATAACTGTATTATTGTTTGTTCTATTGAAAACTTTGACCCAATGGGTATCCATACGGGCGACTCTATTACGGTTGCCCCTGCACAAACATTAACGGATAAAGAGTATCAATTAATGCGTAATGCTTCCTTAGCGGTATTACGTGAAATTGGTGTTGAAACGGGTGGTTCAAACGTTCAGTTTGGTATTAACCCTGCTGATGGCCGCATGGTGTTAATTGAGATGAATCCTCGTGTATCTCGTTCTTCTGCATTAGCATCAAAAGCAACGGGCTTCCCTATTGCTCGCATCGCGGCAAAACTTGCCATCGGTTATACTCTTGATGAGTTACAAAATGATATTACTGGTGGCAAAACGCCAGCATCTTTTGAGCCCACTATCGACTACGTTGTTACTAAAATTCCACGTTTCAATTTTGAAAAATTTGCCAATTCTAATGACCGTTTAACAACGCAAATGAAGTCTGTTGGTGAGGTTATGGCTATCGGTCGTAACCAGCAGGAATCACTGCAAAAAGCACTACGTGGTTTAGAAGTTGGTGCTGATGGTTTCAGCCCGATGGTTGACCTTAATGATCCCGATGCAAAAGATAAAGTATTATATGAGCTACGCGAAGCGGGTGCTGAACGTATTTGGTACATCGGTGATGCATTCCGTTTAGGCATGACTATGGATGAAATCCATAATATCACAATGATTGATAATTGGTTCTTAGTACAAATTGAAGATCTGATTAATGAAGAGAAGAAATTGTCTGAAGGTGGGTTACGTTTACTGGATGAGACATTATTAAAACGTCTCAAACGTAAAGGTTTTGCCGATAGTCGTATCGCAAAAGTGGTTGGTGTTTCTGAAACCGAAATACGTAAGTTGCGTGAGCGTTTTGTACTACATCCTGTTTACAAGCGTGTGGATACCTGTGCTGCTGAATTTTCTTCGGATACAGCTTACATGTACTCTACCTATGATGAAGAGTGTGAAGCGAACCCTACTGACAATGAAAAAATCATGATCATTGGTGGTGGCCCTAACCGTATCGGCCAAGGTATTGAATTTGATTACTGTTGTGTACATGCTGCTCAAGCGCTGCGTGCAGACGGCTATGAAACGATTATGGTTAACTGTAATCCTGAAACGGTTTCCACCGATTTTGATACATCGGATCGTCTCTATTTTGAATCTATTACCCTTGAAGATGTATTAGAGATAGTACGTGTTGAAAATCCTAAAGGTGTGATCGTGCAATACGGTGGTCAAACACCACTTAAATTAGCGCGTGCACTTGAAGCG
This window of the Psychromonas sp. MME1 genome carries:
- the carA gene encoding glutamine-hydrolyzing carbamoyl-phosphate synthase small subunit, with the translated sequence MSHSAILVLEDGTVFKGVSIGADGNSVGEVVFNTSMTGYQEILTDPSYARQIVTLTYPHVGNTGTNDEDEESSSIHACGLIIRDLPLLASNFRSQASLSDYLKAHNVVGIAEIDTRKLTRILREKGAQSGCIIAGENIDEALALAQAKAFPGLKGMDLAKEVTTDKIYQWAQGSWTLTGGLPADIIDAKYHVVAFDYGVKRNILRMLADRGCRITVVPAQTSAADVLALNPDGIFLSNGPGDPEPCTYAITAIQEILKTAIPVFGICLGHQLLALASGAKTLKMKFGHHGANHPVKDLDRGVVMITSQNHGFAADEATLPANLRATHVSLFDGSLQGIHRTDKAAFSFQGHPEASPGPHDAAPLFDHFIDLIEQYKNA
- the carB gene encoding carbamoyl-phosphate synthase large subunit, whose amino-acid sequence is MPKRNDLKTILIIGAGPIVIGQACEFDYSGAQACKALKEEGYRVVLVNSNPATIMTDPEMADATYIEPIHWQVVEKIIAKERPCAVLPTMGGQTALNCALELEAKGVLAKYNVEMIGATADAIDKAEDRSRFDEAMKKIGLECPRAGIAHSMDEAYKVLDMVGFPCIIRPSFTMGGTGGGIAYNKEEFDDICSNGLNLSPTSELLIDESLIGWKEYEMEVVRDKNDNCIIVCSIENFDPMGIHTGDSITVAPAQTLTDKEYQLMRNASLAVLREIGVETGGSNVQFGINPADGRMVLIEMNPRVSRSSALASKATGFPIARIAAKLAIGYTLDELQNDITGGKTPASFEPTIDYVVTKIPRFNFEKFANSNDRLTTQMKSVGEVMAIGRNQQESLQKALRGLEVGADGFSPMVDLNDPDAKDKVLYELREAGAERIWYIGDAFRLGMTMDEIHNITMIDNWFLVQIEDLINEEKKLSEGGLRLLDETLLKRLKRKGFADSRIAKVVGVSETEIRKLRERFVLHPVYKRVDTCAAEFSSDTAYMYSTYDEECEANPTDNEKIMIIGGGPNRIGQGIEFDYCCVHAAQALRADGYETIMVNCNPETVSTDFDTSDRLYFESITLEDVLEIVRVENPKGVIVQYGGQTPLKLARALEAAGVPIIGTSPEAIDRAEDRERFQQVVERLGLRQPENDTVTTLDQAVASAKEIGYPLVVRPSYVLGGRAMEIVYDEVDLRRYFKEAVSVSNESPVLLDRFLDDAIEVDIDAICDGTDVVIGGIMEHIEQAGVHSGDSACSLPAYTLSAEIQDEMRGYIHHLALELGVVGLMNTQLAVKDDTIYMIEVNPRAARTVPFVSKATGVPIAKIGASVMAGKTLKELGITKEVVPPYYSVKEVVLPFNKFPGSDPILGPEMRSTGEVMGAGDSFAEAYAKAELASIKDVPTIGRALLSVRNSDKARVAKLALKLIDLGYAIDATEGTAEVLKDAGIYVRTVKKVHEGRPHLLDRTKNGEYTYMVNTTEGRIAIEDSRQLRRAALRYKVNYTTTLSGAFATCQAHLADPTADEATVNSVQELHQRIIG